Proteins from a single region of Anaerolineae bacterium:
- a CDS encoding class I SAM-dependent methyltransferase, with product MVDEATLALMTRNEADMAFKRRVRTIFEWIDPQNAHVILDCACGRGFYLNMLRYAGKARLVGLELEGAIIRRAHSNVGHLDDILLTQGDIYRLPFANNTFDSVILSEILEHVTDDLAGLREVYRVLKPGGVVAITVPNANYPFLWDPINKTLETLFGVHIQHGLLAGIWANHVRLYERDRLRAVVEKAGFLVEAERAFTHYSFPFIHNIVYGLGKPLLESGLLPEQLALAADRTTFARNNGSLLNPINLGLAIFNAIDRLNRTNEPEGRSTVNLCIKGRKPA from the coding sequence ATGGTCGACGAGGCGACGCTGGCGCTGATGACCCGTAATGAGGCCGATATGGCCTTCAAGCGGCGGGTGCGCACGATCTTTGAGTGGATTGATCCGCAGAACGCTCATGTCATCCTGGATTGCGCCTGTGGACGTGGCTTCTACCTGAACATGCTCCGCTATGCTGGCAAGGCCCGGCTGGTGGGGCTGGAACTGGAAGGAGCGATTATCCGCCGGGCGCACAGCAATGTCGGTCATCTGGACGACATCCTGCTCACGCAGGGAGACATCTACCGCCTGCCCTTTGCCAATAACACGTTCGATTCGGTGATCCTCTCGGAGATTCTGGAACACGTCACTGACGACCTGGCCGGTCTGCGCGAGGTGTACCGCGTCTTGAAACCGGGCGGGGTGGTGGCGATCACCGTGCCCAATGCCAATTACCCGTTCCTGTGGGACCCGATCAACAAGACGCTGGAAACACTGTTCGGCGTGCACATTCAACACGGGCTGCTGGCAGGTATCTGGGCCAACCACGTCCGCCTGTACGAGCGCGACCGGCTACGGGCGGTAGTGGAAAAAGCGGGCTTCCTGGTGGAGGCTGAACGCGCCTTCACTCATTACAGCTTTCCATTCATTCACAATATCGTCTACGGGCTGGGCAAGCCACTGCTGGAAAGCGGTTTGTTGCCGGAGCAACTGGCTTTGGCTGCCGACCGCACCACGTTCGCGCGGAATAACGGCAGCCTGCTCAACCCGATCAACCTGGGTCTGGCGATCTTCAATGCCATCGATCGGCTGAACCGCACCAACGAACCGGAGGGCCGGTCGACGGTCAATCTGTGCATCAAGGGGCGCAAACCGGCATGA
- a CDS encoding flippase-like domain-containing protein yields the protein MRQRTTIIIGLFISAALIGAVLSGVDLGRVQSALSGARYGYVFPAVALLGVGLLTRAMRWRVLLHGRLPLEHAFHILNISYLFNGALPFRLGELARIFLATRVPQAVPAFTTLSTILVERLLDLLVVTGMLGLVLALMDVPDAVASAGLILGLGALAGLIGLAVLAHRPGWAFCLVSSFQQAIPGLARWRLQDVLNRFVDGLAPLADWRGLVLAVVWSLVSWVLSVAAGYVLMYAFFPAASWIATLLFIALASLAVSVPYAPGAVGPYEAGVVLALGLTGYDQPEGAAVAFAIVLHVMTTGVFVVMGTLGLLQEGISLGQVMHGARQVNGAEAKSAPGIVE from the coding sequence ATGCGCCAGCGCACGACCATCATAATTGGCTTGTTCATCAGCGCCGCCCTGATCGGGGCGGTGCTTTCTGGCGTTGATCTGGGGCGTGTGCAGAGCGCGCTTTCCGGCGCCCGCTACGGGTATGTCTTTCCGGCGGTGGCCCTGCTGGGGGTGGGGCTGCTGACGCGCGCCATGCGCTGGCGGGTGTTGCTCCACGGACGGCTGCCGCTGGAACATGCTTTTCACATCCTCAACATCAGCTACCTGTTCAACGGGGCGCTGCCATTCCGGCTGGGTGAGCTAGCGCGCATCTTTCTGGCGACGCGCGTTCCGCAGGCAGTGCCCGCTTTTACCACCCTGAGTACGATTCTGGTCGAGCGTCTGCTCGATCTGCTGGTGGTGACGGGGATGCTGGGGCTGGTGCTGGCCCTGATGGATGTTCCGGATGCCGTGGCCTCCGCCGGGCTGATCCTGGGTCTGGGGGCGCTGGCTGGACTGATCGGGCTGGCTGTGCTGGCCCACCGGCCAGGATGGGCTTTTTGCCTGGTGTCATCATTTCAGCAGGCTATTCCAGGGCTGGCTCGCTGGCGTTTGCAGGATGTACTGAACCGTTTTGTGGACGGGCTGGCACCGCTGGCGGATTGGCGGGGACTGGTGCTGGCAGTGGTCTGGTCACTGGTTTCGTGGGTGCTTTCGGTGGCGGCGGGCTATGTGCTGATGTACGCGTTCTTCCCGGCGGCGAGCTGGATCGCCACGCTGTTGTTTATTGCTCTGGCGTCGCTGGCGGTCTCGGTACCCTACGCGCCTGGGGCGGTAGGGCCGTATGAAGCCGGTGTCGTGCTGGCGCTGGGCCTGACCGGCTATGATCAGCCAGAAGGCGCGGCGGTGGCCTTTGCCATTGTGTTGCATGTGATGACCACAGGTGTGTTTGTCGTGATGGGTACACTGGGGCTGTTGCAGGAGGGGATCAGCCTGGGGCAGGTGATGCATGGCGCGCGGCAGGTGAACGGCGCGGAAGCAAAGTCTGCGCCGGGGATCGTGGAGTAG
- a CDS encoding ISAs1 family transposase translates to LPDKTELNTAYYISSLPAEAEPLLDATRFHWAVENSLHWVLDVIFREDDARVRLGHAAHNMAILRQLALNIIKKDSSKGSIRTKRFKAGLDITFLERLLEHI, encoded by the coding sequence GACTTCCAGACAAGACCGAGCTCAACACGGCCTACTACATCAGCAGCTTGCCCGCTGAGGCTGAACCCCTCCTGGATGCCACGCGCTTCCACTGGGCGGTTGAAAATAGTCTTCACTGGGTCCTGGATGTCATCTTCAGAGAGGACGATGCCCGGGTCCGCCTCGGGCACGCCGCCCACAACATGGCGATCTTGCGACAACTGGCGCTCAACATTATCAAAAAGGACTCTTCCAAGGGAAGTATCCGCACCAAACGCTTCAAGGCTGGCCTTGATATCACCTTCCTTGAACGGTTACTGGAACATATTTGA
- a CDS encoding glycosyltransferase family 4 protein gives MAFVVNEGKHPDRLKILIALLYYVPHRTGLTLHVQRVAEELVRRGHEVTVLTARYRMDLPRDETVVNGVRVVRLWAPIRMSRGMIMPAYPWAAWGLIRQHDVVWVNVPLLETALIAFLAERLGKKIVATHHGDLILPRSPLNAVITWTMYRLYRYMARRAGRLIGYSHDYADVSYYLMPFRDKVSIIYPPVQIPEPQPEKVAALRAMWNPNGGPIIGYAGRFVEEKRPDLLIRALDTINQKHPDTRVIFAGEYDIPYESTWQRQQALVQQYRDQLIFLGLIDNMQDMANFYAACDVLVLPSGTECFGLVQVEAMLCGTPVVMTDIPGARVVVRETGMGRIVPPGDAAAIGRAVLEILADPAAYIKPRQEIERKFSFTETVDRYERHFRANAVRS, from the coding sequence GTGGCATTCGTGGTGAACGAGGGCAAACATCCTGATCGGTTGAAGATTCTGATTGCGCTGCTGTACTATGTCCCGCATCGCACCGGGCTGACGTTGCACGTGCAACGTGTGGCCGAAGAGCTGGTCCGGCGCGGGCATGAGGTGACCGTGCTGACCGCCCGTTACCGGATGGATTTGCCCCGCGACGAGACGGTGGTCAATGGGGTGCGGGTGGTACGCCTGTGGGCGCCGATCCGGATGAGCCGGGGCATGATCATGCCGGCTTACCCCTGGGCAGCCTGGGGCCTGATCCGACAGCATGATGTGGTGTGGGTCAATGTGCCCCTGTTGGAGACGGCGTTGATCGCTTTCCTGGCCGAGCGGCTGGGCAAGAAGATCGTGGCCACCCATCACGGTGACCTGATCTTGCCACGCAGCCCGCTCAACGCCGTGATCACCTGGACGATGTACAGGCTCTATCGCTATATGGCCCGGCGGGCAGGGCGGCTGATCGGCTACAGTCACGACTACGCCGATGTTTCTTACTATCTGATGCCCTTCCGCGACAAGGTGTCGATCATCTACCCGCCGGTGCAAATTCCTGAACCGCAGCCGGAAAAAGTGGCTGCTTTGCGCGCCATGTGGAATCCCAACGGCGGGCCGATCATCGGCTATGCCGGACGGTTCGTGGAGGAAAAACGGCCAGATTTGCTCATCCGGGCGCTGGACACGATCAACCAGAAGCATCCTGACACGCGGGTGATCTTCGCCGGGGAATACGATATCCCGTATGAATCTACCTGGCAGCGCCAGCAGGCGCTCGTTCAGCAGTACCGTGACCAGCTCATCTTCCTGGGCCTGATCGACAACATGCAGGATATGGCTAACTTCTACGCCGCCTGCGATGTTCTGGTGCTGCCCAGCGGCACAGAATGCTTTGGGCTGGTGCAGGTGGAAGCTATGCTGTGCGGCACACCGGTGGTGATGACCGACATCCCCGGCGCGCGGGTGGTCGTGCGGGAGACAGGCATGGGGCGCATTGTGCCGCCCGGAGATGCCGCCGCTATCGGGCGGGCTGTGCTGGAGATACTGGCCGACCCGGCGGCATACATCAAACCGCGCCAGGAGATCGAGCGCAAGTTCAGTTTCACCGAAACCGTGGATCGCTACGAGCGGCACTTCCGCGCCAATGCCGTCAGGAGCTAG